Proteins encoded in a region of the Roseomonas haemaphysalidis genome:
- a CDS encoding cysteine hydrolase family protein, giving the protein MSSTDEPVWNKFLTERDKAVFAAAGYGARQGFGKRPALVIIDVNYAFCGDKPEPILESIKRWRNSCGEEAWDGVAAIAKLVMAARAKGLPIIYTTGTRRADNWDAGSWSWKNRRNGEAPKVPVTNRDGNDIVDEIAPGPKDLVISKLKPSGFAGTPMASFLTLLGADSVLVTGTTTSGCVRATVLDAFSLNYRISVIEEGCFDRSEASHAINLCDMHAKYADVVKLEETLSFIESLPDGLFELPSGEGVRPFSVAAE; this is encoded by the coding sequence ATGAGCAGCACCGACGAACCCGTGTGGAACAAGTTCCTGACGGAGCGCGACAAGGCCGTCTTCGCCGCCGCCGGATACGGCGCGCGCCAGGGCTTCGGCAAGCGCCCGGCCCTGGTGATCATCGACGTCAACTATGCCTTCTGTGGTGACAAGCCCGAGCCGATCCTGGAATCGATCAAGCGCTGGCGGAATTCCTGCGGCGAGGAAGCCTGGGACGGCGTCGCCGCCATCGCGAAGCTGGTCATGGCCGCGCGCGCCAAGGGTTTGCCGATCATCTACACCACCGGCACCCGCCGCGCCGACAACTGGGATGCCGGCTCCTGGTCCTGGAAGAACCGCCGCAACGGCGAGGCGCCCAAGGTGCCGGTGACCAACCGTGATGGCAATGACATCGTCGATGAGATCGCACCCGGCCCGAAGGATCTGGTGATCAGCAAGCTGAAGCCGTCCGGCTTCGCCGGCACGCCGATGGCGTCATTCCTGACGCTGCTGGGTGCGGACAGCGTGCTGGTGACGGGAACCACCACTTCCGGCTGCGTGCGCGCCACGGTGCTGGATGCCTTTTCACTCAATTATCGTATCTCGGTGATCGAAGAAGGGTGCTTCGACCGCAGCGAGGCCAGCCACGCGATCAACCTGTGCGACATGCACGCGAAATATGCCGACGTGGTGAAGCTGGAGGAAACCCTGAGCTTCATCGAAAGCTTGCCGGACGGGCTGTTCGAGCTGCCTTCCGGCGAGGGCGTGCGGCCTTTCTCCGTGGCCGCCGAGTAA
- a CDS encoding MFS transporter: protein MSEASPASLRVLWLMVGVQFIMSVALSVLSPVLPLFLPEVGVTAPGSIEFWSGVLNALNFLVAALVSPLWGALADRFGRKTMVLRSSMAICAFTLLMGFSQSLWQLVTLRGLMGAFSGFSAAAIALVATQVPEQRLGYALGWLSTGQLVGSLAGPLIGGLIADTTGSSRMVFFFTAATAALAVLVTVAAVRERQHDSLSGKKGGPGGMAALRSLWRIQGLSSLFLVLLMAQFGVRSVQPVITLFVQELLGNKAALATLAGFAFSVTGLADLLASPFLGKRSDTLGYRKVLLISLAGAAVTTLPQAWIGSYDGFVALRFGAGLFLGGILPTANALVGRLVPAQRRGLAYGLTASATFLGSFLGPFVGGSVAALAGIRWVFVLTGVLFLANLLWVYRVVPETAGARTSDPDKTDAPAGQPRPGPANPT from the coding sequence GTGTCCGAAGCCTCCCCCGCAAGCCTGCGCGTCCTTTGGCTCATGGTCGGCGTGCAGTTCATCATGAGCGTGGCGCTGTCGGTGCTCAGCCCGGTTCTACCCCTTTTCCTGCCCGAGGTCGGCGTCACCGCGCCAGGGTCCATCGAGTTCTGGTCAGGCGTCCTCAACGCGCTGAATTTCCTGGTTGCGGCATTGGTCTCGCCGCTCTGGGGCGCGTTGGCGGATCGCTTCGGGCGCAAGACCATGGTGCTGCGGTCCAGCATGGCCATCTGCGCCTTCACCCTGTTGATGGGCTTCTCGCAATCCTTGTGGCAGCTGGTCACACTGCGGGGCCTCATGGGCGCTTTCAGCGGCTTTTCCGCAGCCGCGATCGCCCTGGTCGCCACCCAGGTGCCGGAACAGCGGTTGGGCTACGCGCTGGGCTGGCTCAGCACCGGGCAACTGGTTGGCTCGCTTGCGGGGCCGCTGATCGGGGGGCTTATCGCCGACACGACGGGCAGCAGCCGCATGGTGTTCTTTTTCACAGCGGCCACGGCGGCCTTGGCCGTGCTGGTGACGGTCGCCGCTGTGCGGGAACGCCAGCATGATTCCCTGTCTGGAAAGAAGGGCGGGCCCGGTGGAATGGCGGCGCTTCGGAGTTTGTGGCGCATCCAGGGCCTTTCCTCGCTGTTCCTGGTGCTGCTCATGGCGCAATTCGGCGTCCGGTCGGTGCAGCCGGTGATCACGTTGTTTGTGCAGGAGCTGCTGGGCAACAAGGCGGCGCTGGCGACGCTGGCCGGCTTCGCTTTCTCCGTCACCGGACTCGCGGATCTGCTTGCCTCACCCTTTCTCGGCAAGCGCAGCGACACGCTCGGCTACCGGAAGGTGTTGCTGATCAGCTTGGCCGGCGCGGCGGTGACAACCCTGCCGCAGGCCTGGATTGGCAGCTATGACGGCTTCGTGGCCTTGCGCTTCGGGGCAGGGTTGTTTCTTGGCGGCATCCTGCCGACGGCCAATGCTTTGGTTGGCCGCTTGGTGCCCGCCCAGCGCCGTGGCCTGGCCTATGGCCTGACAGCCTCCGCGACCTTTCTTGGCAGCTTCCTGGGGCCTTTCGTGGGTGGCAGCGTCGCGGCGCTCGCAGGCATCCGCTGGGTGTTCGTGCTGACCGGCGTCCTGTTCCTGGCGAATCTACTATGGGTTTATCGGGTGGTCCCGGAAACAGCGGGAGCCCGGACCTCAGACCCGGATAAGACGGACGCCCCTGCCGGGCAGCCCCGGCCTGGGCCGGCCAACCCGACGTAG
- a CDS encoding LLM class flavin-dependent oxidoreductase, whose product MLPPHRQLHLGLFLLSTGHHIAGWRAADAWAGMPMDFGIYAQVAKLAEASCFDMVFLADNNCVPQTDWPAVRRTTREHILEPIALLSALAVVTQRIGLVATGSTTYSEPYHVARSFGTLDHLSRGRAGWNIVTTSNANEAWNFGRDAHLAHADRYRRAASFVDVAKGLWDSFDDDAFLKDKASGIYFDAGKLNILDHQDEHFSVRGPLNLSRPPQGYPVLVQAGGSDAGRDLAARQAEVIFSVSQTLPEAQAFYADIKARVAGQGRDAAAVKVMPGFFPVVAPSRAEAEDQMAVLQKLLHPDVGLSLLSFLTGGFDFTPYDVDGPLPELPDTDVGKARLRVIADLARRENLSIRQLYERIAVSRGHSMVVGSAEEVADHMQEWFEGGGADGFNVMPPTFPAGFEAFTNLVVPLLQRRGLFRTAYSGSTLRDHLGLPRPPREARGHVALSD is encoded by the coding sequence ATGCTGCCGCCCCATCGCCAGCTCCACCTGGGCCTCTTCCTTCTTTCAACAGGCCACCATATCGCCGGCTGGCGCGCTGCCGATGCCTGGGCTGGAATGCCCATGGACTTCGGCATCTATGCCCAGGTTGCGAAGCTGGCGGAGGCCTCCTGCTTCGACATGGTATTTCTGGCCGACAACAATTGCGTGCCACAAACTGATTGGCCGGCGGTCCGCCGAACGACACGCGAGCATATCCTGGAGCCGATAGCCCTGCTTTCGGCGCTCGCCGTCGTGACCCAACGGATTGGCCTCGTTGCCACGGGCTCCACCACCTATTCCGAGCCATATCACGTGGCTCGCAGCTTCGGCACGCTGGATCATCTTTCCCGCGGCCGCGCCGGGTGGAACATCGTCACGACGTCCAACGCCAATGAAGCCTGGAACTTCGGGCGGGACGCTCATCTGGCCCATGCGGATCGGTACCGCCGCGCTGCCAGTTTTGTGGATGTCGCGAAGGGGCTTTGGGATAGCTTCGATGACGATGCGTTTTTGAAGGACAAGGCGAGCGGCATTTATTTCGACGCCGGCAAGCTCAACATTCTGGATCATCAGGATGAGCACTTTTCGGTTCGCGGGCCGCTGAACCTGTCCCGCCCGCCACAAGGCTATCCCGTGCTGGTGCAGGCCGGTGGCTCCGATGCCGGGCGGGATCTCGCGGCACGACAGGCGGAGGTGATCTTCTCAGTCAGTCAGACCTTGCCGGAGGCGCAGGCCTTCTACGCTGACATCAAGGCGCGTGTGGCGGGCCAGGGCCGCGACGCCGCTGCCGTCAAGGTCATGCCGGGCTTTTTTCCCGTGGTCGCACCCTCCCGAGCAGAAGCGGAGGACCAGATGGCCGTCCTGCAAAAGCTCCTGCATCCGGATGTCGGCCTGTCCCTCCTGTCCTTCCTGACCGGCGGCTTCGACTTCACGCCATATGATGTCGATGGTCCCCTGCCCGAACTGCCCGATACAGATGTCGGCAAGGCACGGCTTCGGGTCATCGCTGACCTGGCACGCCGAGAGAACCTCAGCATCCGGCAGCTCTACGAACGGATCGCCGTATCCCGCGGCCACAGCATGGTCGTGGGCAGCGCGGAGGAGGTGGCGGACCACATGCAGGAATGGTTTGAAGGCGGCGGTGCCGACGGCTTCAACGTCATGCCGCCCACCTTCCCAGCAGGATTTGAGGCCTTCACCAACCTCGTGGTTCCCCTTCTCCAGCGACGTGGTTTATTTCGCACTGCCTATAGTGGTTCGACCTTGCGCGACCATCTTGGCCTTCCCCGTCCGCCACGCGAAGCGCGTGGGCATGTCGCATTGTCCGACTGA
- a CDS encoding ABC transporter substrate-binding protein, which translates to MLLLSRRPLLLAAAASLAAPRIARAQKREIIVAEPGHLVGYLPLYLAQHKGFFAEEGLDLKVLTVEGGASHTNAVLTRQAFAFIGGPEHNAFAKAKGAELRAVCNVVDRGNVYFVARKGTAPQGRDFAAFVHGKTIATGLFGGTPNSITRFLLREWNLDARRDVTLSELANAPIFAAMRARAADVAVVAEPILTQGMTQGVWDAPWFNVPREFGPYAYSTLNVRLETVQNDPKLVEGFVRSVARGLKAAYADPAAAADFARREWPTAPAQDLKATLDRSFADELWSHDGMISAASWDTAHRIVRSADILKTDVPYDAIIDMQFQQRVAASI; encoded by the coding sequence ATGTTGCTCCTGTCCCGTCGCCCTCTGCTGCTGGCCGCAGCGGCGTCCCTGGCCGCACCCCGGATCGCCCGCGCGCAGAAGCGCGAGATCATCGTGGCCGAGCCCGGCCACCTGGTCGGCTACCTTCCGCTCTACCTGGCGCAGCACAAGGGTTTCTTCGCCGAGGAGGGGCTCGACCTGAAGGTCCTGACGGTGGAAGGCGGCGCCAGCCATACCAATGCTGTGCTGACGCGGCAGGCCTTCGCCTTTATCGGCGGGCCGGAGCACAATGCCTTTGCCAAGGCGAAGGGCGCGGAACTGCGGGCCGTGTGCAACGTCGTGGACCGCGGCAACGTCTACTTCGTGGCGCGCAAGGGCACGGCACCGCAAGGCCGCGACTTCGCGGCCTTCGTGCACGGCAAGACCATCGCGACCGGCCTGTTCGGCGGCACGCCCAACTCCATCACGCGCTTTCTGCTGCGCGAGTGGAACCTGGATGCCAGACGGGACGTGACGCTGAGCGAATTGGCCAATGCACCGATCTTCGCTGCCATGCGCGCCCGTGCCGCCGACGTGGCGGTGGTGGCCGAGCCGATCCTGACCCAGGGCATGACCCAGGGTGTCTGGGACGCGCCGTGGTTCAATGTGCCGCGCGAATTCGGCCCCTATGCCTATTCGACGCTGAACGTCCGGCTGGAAACGGTGCAGAACGACCCGAAGCTGGTGGAGGGCTTTGTGCGTTCCGTGGCGCGCGGTCTGAAGGCCGCCTACGCCGACCCCGCAGCGGCGGCCGACTTCGCCCGCCGCGAATGGCCCACCGCCCCCGCGCAGGACCTGAAGGCGACGCTGGACCGGAGCTTCGCTGATGAGCTGTGGAGCCATGACGGCATGATCAGTGCCGCCTCGTGGGACACGGCGCACCGTATTGTCCGTTCCGCCGACATCCTGAAGACCGACGTGCCTTACGATGCGATCATCGACATGCAGTTCCAGCAACGCGTCGCCGCCAGCATTTAA
- a CDS encoding LysR family transcriptional regulator, with product MPDHLDLRLLNQFLTVSRGLTMAAAARELGCSVPAVSQIVQRLERDAGVTLFERTARGLRLTPAGGLLRDRAQALLQAEVDLLHDLAAYRGRLLPRLRVYMADSVARHITPAVVSALRPLVGDLDLRSGHSSTYVQDFVAGRVDMLICSEPIEEVPHLDRFRLCTEELVAAVPVAGGKLGLAAQARELPFIRPATGSRMERSVQDYLAREGLSPRQSIECDSIAPTLELVEAGLGWTISTPLYLASAKPDPGRIAYQGLAPPRPVRALFLLASAGRWLDVPATLAGSSRAAMQDAARTWPRLLQEAVDFT from the coding sequence ATGCCAGACCACCTCGATCTCCGCCTGCTCAACCAGTTCCTGACGGTCAGCCGCGGCCTCACCATGGCGGCTGCCGCGCGGGAACTGGGCTGCTCCGTGCCGGCCGTCTCCCAGATCGTGCAGCGTTTGGAACGTGATGCGGGGGTGACGCTGTTCGAGCGCACCGCGCGGGGCCTGCGGCTGACACCAGCCGGCGGGCTGCTACGGGACCGCGCCCAGGCGCTATTGCAGGCCGAGGTGGATCTGCTGCACGACCTCGCCGCCTATCGGGGCCGGCTGCTGCCCCGGTTACGGGTCTACATGGCCGACAGCGTGGCCCGCCACATCACCCCCGCCGTGGTGTCCGCGCTGCGGCCGCTGGTGGGGGATCTGGATCTCCGCTCCGGCCATAGCTCCACCTATGTGCAGGATTTTGTGGCCGGGCGGGTCGACATGCTGATCTGCAGCGAGCCCATCGAGGAGGTTCCGCACCTCGACCGCTTCCGGTTGTGCACCGAGGAGCTGGTGGCGGCCGTTCCGGTTGCAGGTGGCAAGCTGGGCCTCGCGGCGCAGGCGCGGGAGCTGCCCTTCATCCGCCCCGCGACAGGCAGCCGCATGGAGCGGTCGGTGCAAGACTACCTGGCCCGCGAAGGGCTTTCCCCCAGGCAAAGCATTGAGTGCGATTCCATCGCTCCAACCCTGGAGCTGGTCGAGGCCGGGCTGGGCTGGACCATTTCGACACCCTTGTACCTCGCCTCAGCGAAGCCGGACCCTGGCCGCATTGCTTATCAGGGCCTCGCCCCGCCCCGCCCCGTGCGGGCCCTCTTTCTGCTGGCCTCCGCTGGCCGGTGGCTCGACGTGCCGGCCACCCTGGCCGGAAGCAGCAGGGCCGCCATGCAGGACGCTGCCCGGACCTGGCCCAGGTTGCTGCAGGAGGCCGTCGACTTCACATAG
- a CDS encoding amidase has protein sequence MEDLKRWEPAVAAFTWIDLEGARRAADAATARWKDGRPLSAIDGMPVGVKDTIDTDDMPTGMGSSLYDGYQPRFSAASAQALRECGAVILGKTVTTEFASSEPRGTRNPWDTARTPGGSSSGSAAAVAAGMVAGALGTQVVGSIIRPAGFCGVHGYKPSVGGINRGGSLDFLSQSCTGTLAASLADAWVLARAVADVVGGDPGSPGIGGPLLPPEPHAPRRLALLRTAGWPLLAADARAGLEVALERLRAAGVEILVPETCPELAAVEQATAEARAVTLGLNAWEWRWPLNAYLARDAAAVSQSSRDRAETGRHMTRADYQGLLERRQMARERFAALMERCDGLVSVTAPGAAPVGLETTGDPIFVVPGSFLGGPVVTLPVLTSANLPLGMQLLGAPQADETLFAHAAWIEGKVSGA, from the coding sequence GTGGAAGACCTGAAGCGCTGGGAACCAGCGGTGGCCGCCTTCACCTGGATCGATCTCGAAGGCGCCCGCCGCGCGGCCGACGCCGCCACGGCCCGTTGGAAAGACGGGCGCCCGCTTTCGGCCATCGACGGCATGCCGGTAGGGGTCAAGGATACCATCGACACGGACGACATGCCGACGGGCATGGGCTCGTCACTTTATGACGGCTACCAGCCACGCTTCAGTGCCGCCAGCGCCCAGGCGCTGCGTGAATGCGGCGCCGTGATCCTGGGCAAGACGGTCACCACCGAGTTCGCTTCCAGCGAGCCGCGCGGCACCCGCAACCCCTGGGACACCGCCCGGACCCCGGGCGGCAGCAGCAGCGGCTCAGCGGCGGCGGTCGCGGCGGGCATGGTGGCAGGCGCACTTGGCACGCAGGTGGTGGGGTCGATCATTCGGCCCGCGGGGTTCTGCGGCGTGCACGGCTACAAGCCCAGCGTCGGCGGGATCAACCGCGGTGGCAGCCTCGACTTCCTGAGCCAGAGCTGCACCGGCACACTGGCCGCCAGCCTGGCCGATGCCTGGGTGCTGGCCCGCGCGGTGGCTGACGTGGTGGGCGGCGATCCTGGCAGCCCCGGCATCGGCGGGCCACTGCTGCCGCCGGAGCCCCACGCGCCGCGCCGTCTGGCGCTGCTGCGCACCGCGGGTTGGCCGCTGCTGGCGGCCGATGCCCGGGCGGGTCTGGAGGTCGCGCTGGAGCGCCTGCGTGCCGCCGGTGTCGAAATCCTGGTCCCGGAGACCTGTCCGGAACTGGCGGCGGTGGAACAGGCCACGGCGGAGGCGCGGGCCGTCACGCTTGGCCTGAATGCCTGGGAATGGCGGTGGCCGCTCAATGCCTATCTGGCACGGGATGCCGCCGCCGTCAGCCAGTCTTCCCGGGACCGCGCTGAAACAGGGCGCCATATGACCCGCGCTGACTATCAGGGGCTGCTGGAACGCCGCCAGATGGCGCGCGAGCGCTTCGCGGCGCTGATGGAACGCTGCGATGGGCTGGTCAGCGTCACCGCGCCAGGCGCGGCACCGGTTGGCCTGGAAACCACCGGCGACCCGATCTTTGTTGTGCCGGGGTCGTTTCTGGGCGGCCCTGTGGTGACGCTGCCAGTGCTGACATCGGCCAACCTCCCCTTGGGCATGCAACTGCTGGGCGCACCCCAGGCAGACGAGACTTTGTTTGCCCATGCCGCCTGGATCGAGGGTAAGGTGTCAGGTGCCTGA
- a CDS encoding Bug family tripartite tricarboxylate transporter substrate binding protein produces the protein MTTALTRRSTLGLLSAPLLARSALAQGTDWKPDRPVRIIVPFPAGGGLDLVGRVLAEAISPVLGQPVVVENRSGAAGALGIEQVFHAAPDGHTLGITSAGNITIGPLLRRTPYAPMAMTHVSRLTTSPLLLMTRKDLPATDLDAFIAWARAKPEEVRFGSGGIGSSTHLALELMNVRMNTQMLHVPYRGTTPLLTDLAAGNVDIGFSDAAGWPMVEQGTLRLLAVSTAEAWPRSPTTPTLDSRLGDFRVSNWYGLVAPPALPAPILAKLETVTAEALALPTVQSVYASSGFTASAMPQALFQPYLAREIALWNDVINAAKIEREN, from the coding sequence GTGACCACAGCCCTGACCCGCCGTTCCACTCTTGGCTTGCTGTCTGCTCCGCTTCTGGCTCGCTCCGCCCTGGCACAGGGCACCGACTGGAAGCCGGACCGACCTGTTCGCATCATCGTTCCTTTCCCGGCAGGCGGCGGCCTGGACCTGGTGGGCCGGGTGCTGGCCGAAGCGATTTCCCCTGTCCTGGGCCAACCTGTTGTCGTGGAGAACCGCTCCGGGGCCGCGGGCGCGCTCGGCATCGAGCAGGTCTTTCATGCGGCCCCGGATGGCCACACCCTGGGCATCACCAGCGCCGGCAACATCACCATCGGTCCACTATTGCGCCGCACGCCCTACGCACCGATGGCGATGACCCATGTCAGCCGCCTGACCACAAGCCCGCTGCTGCTGATGACGCGGAAGGATCTCCCCGCAACGGACCTCGATGCCTTTATTGCCTGGGCCCGCGCGAAGCCGGAGGAAGTGCGGTTCGGCTCCGGTGGCATCGGTTCTTCCACTCACTTGGCGCTTGAGTTGATGAATGTTCGGATGAACACGCAGATGCTGCATGTGCCGTATCGGGGCACGACGCCGCTGCTGACGGACCTTGCCGCCGGCAATGTCGATATCGGCTTCAGCGATGCGGCCGGTTGGCCCATGGTAGAGCAAGGAACGCTGCGCTTGCTGGCCGTTTCCACGGCCGAGGCCTGGCCCCGCAGTCCAACCACGCCCACCTTGGACAGCCGCCTCGGAGACTTCCGCGTCAGCAACTGGTATGGGCTGGTGGCTCCGCCTGCGCTGCCAGCACCGATCCTGGCCAAGCTGGAGACCGTCACGGCGGAAGCACTGGCACTTCCGACCGTGCAATCGGTTTATGCGTCATCTGGCTTTACGGCCTCGGCGATGCCGCAGGCGCTGTTTCAACCCTATCTGGCGCGTGAAATAGCTCTCTGGAACGACGTGATCAACGCGGCCAAGATCGAGCGTGAGAATTGA
- a CDS encoding ABC transporter permease has translation MLQSPAPPSPPDASMASGVSPPRPRLAPFKARRLPQERVWPGWMILAAQLGILAVAIGAWEYGAATGAVDAFFWSRPSAIAQTFMLFLEGGDAAIDAWYTFRATILGFVLGTVCGTAWGLSFWWSRNYAAIVQPYIICFESIPKLALAPLVILVFGIGLGSKVALGMALTVIVSALTTYSGVKAVDRDHERLLYSLGASRWQVFRKLVVPACLPWGISVLRVNIGLALTGAVVGEFISSQHGLGRTILYAGQTYEIGLVWVAVLVLSAMSVLMYVAVSQLERVLMKHIRH, from the coding sequence ATGCTGCAAAGCCCCGCGCCCCCGTCACCTCCCGATGCGTCCATGGCCAGCGGCGTGTCACCGCCAAGGCCGCGGCTGGCACCTTTCAAGGCGCGCCGGTTGCCGCAGGAACGCGTCTGGCCCGGCTGGATGATCCTGGCGGCGCAGCTCGGCATCCTCGCGGTCGCGATCGGTGCCTGGGAGTATGGCGCCGCAACGGGTGCGGTGGACGCCTTCTTCTGGTCGCGCCCCTCCGCCATCGCCCAGACCTTCATGCTCTTTCTGGAAGGCGGCGATGCGGCCATCGACGCGTGGTACACCTTCCGCGCCACCATCCTGGGCTTCGTGCTCGGCACGGTGTGCGGCACGGCCTGGGGGCTGTCCTTCTGGTGGTCACGCAACTACGCGGCGATCGTGCAGCCCTACATCATCTGCTTCGAGTCCATCCCGAAGCTGGCGCTGGCGCCGCTGGTGATCCTGGTCTTTGGCATCGGGCTCGGCTCCAAGGTCGCGCTGGGCATGGCGCTGACGGTGATCGTGTCGGCGCTGACCACTTATTCCGGCGTCAAGGCGGTGGACCGCGACCATGAGCGGCTGCTCTATTCGCTCGGCGCCTCGCGGTGGCAAGTCTTTCGCAAACTGGTGGTGCCCGCCTGCCTGCCCTGGGGCATTTCCGTGCTGCGCGTCAACATCGGCCTGGCGTTGACGGGCGCCGTGGTGGGCGAGTTCATCTCGTCCCAGCACGGCCTCGGCCGCACCATCCTGTATGCCGGCCAGACCTATGAGATCGGCCTCGTCTGGGTAGCGGTGCTCGTGCTCTCCGCCATGTCGGTGCTGATGTACGTCGCGGTGTCGCAGCTCGAACGCGTGCTCATGAAGCACATTCGTCACTGA
- a CDS encoding ABC transporter ATP-binding protein codes for MSPRTMPKVELRSVQQRFRRPDGSEFVALEGVDLSIDPGTFVSLIGPSGCGKSTIFNAMAGLLTPSDGVIVIDGQDATGTIGRVGYMLQKDLLLPWRTVLDNVILGLEIRGASVREARAYALPYLHRYGLGGFENAYPSALSGGMRQRAALLRTLLFDTEIVLLDEPFGALDAQTRSRMQEWLLQIWQDFRKTVVFVTHDVEEAVYLSDTIYVMAARPGRVVAKLDVPLRRPRPRSIVLGADFVALKEQCLDLLGHTLMDDAHAA; via the coding sequence ATGAGCCCGCGAACCATGCCCAAGGTGGAACTCCGTTCGGTGCAACAGCGCTTCAGGCGTCCGGACGGGAGCGAGTTTGTGGCGCTGGAAGGGGTGGACCTGTCCATCGACCCCGGTACCTTTGTCAGTCTCATCGGTCCCTCCGGCTGCGGCAAAAGCACCATCTTCAACGCCATGGCCGGATTGCTGACACCCAGTGACGGGGTGATCGTCATCGACGGCCAGGATGCGACCGGCACCATCGGCCGCGTCGGCTACATGCTGCAGAAGGACCTTCTGCTGCCCTGGCGCACGGTGCTGGACAACGTGATCCTGGGCCTGGAGATCCGCGGCGCCTCGGTGCGGGAAGCGAGGGCCTATGCCTTGCCCTATCTGCACCGCTACGGCCTGGGCGGGTTCGAGAACGCCTACCCATCGGCCCTGTCCGGCGGCATGCGGCAGCGCGCGGCGCTGTTACGCACCCTGTTGTTCGACACCGAGATCGTGCTGCTTGACGAGCCGTTCGGCGCTCTGGACGCGCAGACCCGGTCGCGCATGCAGGAATGGCTGCTGCAGATTTGGCAGGACTTCCGCAAGACCGTGGTGTTCGTCACGCATGACGTCGAGGAAGCCGTCTACCTGTCCGACACGATTTATGTGATGGCGGCGCGCCCCGGTCGCGTGGTGGCCAAGCTGGACGTGCCGCTGCGCCGCCCGCGCCCGCGCTCGATCGTGCTGGGGGCGGACTTCGTGGCGCTGAAGGAGCAGTGCCTCGATCTGCTTGGACACACTCTCATGGACGACGCCCACGCCGCCTGA